One stretch of Roseimicrobium sp. ORNL1 DNA includes these proteins:
- a CDS encoding ATP-binding protein: MLPVVRSCFDRWHHSLAWLFCCVLPIASLVPAQDVQAQSIPLSLPSQPSAEIIEVAIDGEIFPTLGMPSLSLPPAIRRFAVYMNPGQPRRRKYILEGIDTQWRENTCQMGIRVRFFNDKGEPVEQEIESVIGETAEWNGSLEKPVFEPRKATVTAPPGAQRLWLIITSGGGPPDTLGTLLVKDLKITRTRGGETPEVVMRAPVGNDTRFSPVLPAPNGFVADGIRPKMARLLTLAPASGDGQGDQCFALIDDDVGAHAEWRTVKEDALAVIEGDQLEIEWSQAHSVGGGTLSVQDYNNPAPGNYKLRVQPVDLQGMPNGAETTLMISVLPPWWKQKWVWTLTALVVGALAFALSRYIAHQRLREELNRMKEVALRKAEVEMNRMARATTLGEFTASIAHEISQPLTAMTTNASTCLRWLSPERCDIDEARAAAQRIIGDGDRAVQIIMRIRALLAKDKPIRESSSINAVIEEVLPLLTTDIRKRGVKLECDLSDDLPEVAIDRVQIQQVIMNLVRNGIDAMNGIADRPRVLRIRTGREAEAVSVQVEDTGVGLSPATIERLFDRFFTTKQEGLGMGLAICQSIVTSHGGRLVARPNEGHGATFVFTLPIE, translated from the coding sequence ATGCTCCCTGTAGTTCGCTCCTGTTTTGACCGTTGGCATCACTCGCTCGCATGGCTGTTTTGCTGCGTGCTTCCCATCGCGAGTCTGGTACCAGCTCAAGACGTCCAGGCGCAGTCGATTCCCCTGTCTCTGCCTTCCCAGCCCAGCGCAGAAATCATTGAGGTCGCCATTGATGGAGAAATCTTTCCCACGCTCGGGATGCCATCCCTGTCCTTGCCGCCCGCGATTCGACGGTTCGCCGTCTACATGAATCCGGGTCAGCCGCGGCGACGGAAGTACATCCTGGAGGGGATTGATACGCAGTGGCGCGAAAACACCTGCCAGATGGGTATCCGTGTTCGCTTCTTCAATGACAAGGGCGAGCCGGTGGAGCAGGAAATCGAGAGTGTCATTGGTGAAACCGCCGAATGGAATGGCAGCTTGGAGAAGCCTGTGTTCGAGCCGCGGAAGGCGACGGTCACCGCTCCTCCGGGTGCCCAGCGTCTCTGGCTCATCATCACCTCAGGAGGAGGCCCTCCGGATACCTTGGGCACGCTGCTGGTGAAGGACCTGAAAATCACGCGCACCCGTGGCGGTGAGACACCGGAGGTGGTCATGCGCGCCCCAGTGGGAAATGATACGCGCTTCTCCCCGGTGCTGCCTGCGCCGAATGGGTTCGTCGCCGATGGCATCCGCCCGAAAATGGCCCGGCTCCTTACCCTCGCGCCAGCATCGGGTGATGGACAAGGGGACCAGTGTTTTGCCCTCATCGATGATGACGTGGGCGCGCATGCCGAATGGCGCACGGTGAAGGAGGATGCTCTCGCAGTCATCGAGGGTGACCAACTGGAAATCGAATGGAGTCAGGCTCACAGCGTCGGCGGAGGAACGCTCTCCGTGCAGGATTACAACAATCCCGCACCAGGGAACTACAAGCTCCGCGTTCAGCCTGTGGATCTGCAAGGAATGCCCAATGGCGCGGAGACCACCCTGATGATCTCCGTGCTCCCACCCTGGTGGAAGCAGAAGTGGGTGTGGACTCTGACGGCCCTGGTCGTGGGCGCACTGGCCTTCGCGTTGAGCCGCTACATCGCGCATCAACGCCTGCGTGAAGAGCTCAACCGGATGAAGGAGGTCGCGCTGCGCAAGGCAGAGGTGGAAATGAATCGCATGGCGCGCGCGACGACTCTCGGTGAGTTTACAGCGTCCATCGCCCACGAGATCAGCCAGCCCCTCACGGCAATGACCACCAATGCGAGCACCTGTCTGCGCTGGCTGAGTCCGGAGCGCTGCGATATTGACGAGGCGCGCGCCGCCGCCCAGCGCATCATTGGCGACGGAGATCGTGCGGTGCAGATCATCATGCGCATCCGCGCCCTGCTCGCGAAAGACAAGCCTATCCGTGAGTCATCCAGCATCAATGCGGTTATCGAGGAGGTTCTACCGCTGCTCACCACGGACATCCGGAAACGGGGCGTGAAATTGGAATGCGACCTCAGTGACGACCTTCCGGAGGTGGCGATTGACCGCGTGCAGATCCAGCAGGTGATCATGAACCTCGTGAGAAATGGCATCGACGCCATGAACGGCATCGCAGATCGCCCCCGTGTGCTGCGGATTCGTACCGGGCGCGAAGCGGAAGCTGTCTCCGTACAGGTGGAAGACACCGGAGTGGGCCTGAGCCCTGCCACGATCGAGCGCCTCTTTGATCGATTCTTTACCACGAAGCAGGAAGGGCTGGGCATGGGACTCGCCATCTGCCAGTCGATTGTCACATCCCATGGAGGACGCCTCGTTGCCCGGCCCAACGAAGGCCACGGCGCGACGTTTGTATTCACGCTACCGATCGAGTAG
- a CDS encoding antibiotic biosynthesis monooxygenase family protein, translating into MLEELKHIAVQGKLTRYSVKPESHEAFRKALTDYVTQARDEEGNIQAEAFSEQDKTAIFWLIERWKDRNELQRFSSSPQAKAMDALKSEALDAKEETYHVKDLEPLSKEQWRRTPRAEDQPLTVMLFVDSKPGTQQTFMDTYHVAMPPFRGQPGVVTYQLSRVEGEDTKFVTFEKFRSKDAFQRHLDFPPIKPVLAYLQTSIQKQPFQAGLHLLVEFAPAARE; encoded by the coding sequence GTGCTCGAGGAGCTGAAACACATCGCCGTGCAGGGAAAGCTCACCCGCTATTCCGTGAAGCCGGAATCACACGAGGCCTTCCGCAAGGCACTGACAGACTACGTGACGCAAGCGCGAGATGAGGAGGGCAACATTCAAGCGGAGGCTTTTTCAGAGCAGGACAAGACCGCCATCTTCTGGCTCATCGAACGATGGAAGGACAGGAACGAGCTCCAGCGATTCAGCAGCAGTCCGCAGGCAAAAGCCATGGATGCGCTGAAGTCCGAGGCGCTGGATGCCAAAGAGGAGACTTACCATGTGAAGGACTTGGAGCCACTCTCGAAGGAGCAGTGGCGCCGGACCCCACGAGCGGAGGACCAACCACTCACGGTGATGCTCTTCGTCGATTCGAAACCAGGAACACAGCAGACCTTCATGGATACGTATCACGTGGCCATGCCGCCGTTCCGCGGTCAGCCAGGCGTGGTCACTTATCAACTGTCACGCGTGGAAGGCGAGGACACGAAGTTTGTCACCTTCGAAAAGTTCCGCAGCAAGGACGCTTTCCAGCGCCACCTGGACTTCCCGCCCATCAAGCCGGTGCTCGCCTATCTTCAGACGAGCATTCAGAAGCAGCCCTTCCAGGCAGGGCTTCACCTCCTGGTCGAGTTTGCGCCTGCTGCGCGCGAGTGA
- a CDS encoding DUF1345 domain-containing protein produces MFRELRIRLERSVAPPRFLLFGAIFVCTAALAGVLWSDPRTALLGGFDAAALIFLVSLLPLLNDDAGKMRHAAQVNDVNRPAMLAITVLISLVLLFAIGTLIASKDSHPWQEVTLVVGTLVLAWFFANTVYALHYAHLYYLPGDNGDRKGLGFPNTTEPDYWDFLYFSFTLGMTFQTSDVSIHGPHLRKVVLGHSMAAFLFNMGILAFTVNALAGP; encoded by the coding sequence ATGTTCCGCGAACTGCGTATCCGCCTCGAAAGGAGCGTCGCTCCTCCCCGGTTTCTCCTGTTTGGGGCCATCTTTGTGTGCACCGCCGCTCTCGCCGGTGTGCTGTGGTCGGATCCACGTACCGCACTTCTAGGTGGCTTTGATGCGGCGGCCCTCATTTTCCTGGTTTCACTGCTGCCACTATTGAATGACGATGCTGGTAAAATGCGCCATGCAGCGCAGGTAAATGATGTGAACCGGCCCGCAATGCTGGCCATCACCGTCCTGATTTCCCTCGTGCTCCTGTTTGCCATCGGCACACTCATCGCCAGCAAGGACTCACACCCATGGCAGGAAGTGACTCTTGTGGTGGGGACGCTGGTTCTGGCATGGTTTTTCGCCAACACGGTCTACGCACTGCACTACGCGCATCTCTATTACCTGCCGGGGGACAACGGAGATAGGAAAGGGCTGGGGTTTCCCAATACCACCGAGCCCGACTACTGGGACTTCCTGTACTTCAGCTTCACCCTTGGTATGACCTTCCAGACCTCCGACGTCAGCATCCATGGCCCACACCTCCGCAAAGTCGTGCTGGGCCATTCGATGGCCGCATTCCTCTTCAACATGGGAATCCTCGCCTTCACGGTGAACGCGCTCGCCGGACCTTAG
- a CDS encoding DUF3601 domain-containing protein, whose translation MASSSPAFTASDLVPGKTYRVVKEFLDYDGLLHSPGETWTFVAKNFLPYDDGLTIYTEHHGRNGIFRLQWRPEAQASIIDFFSEFVVEV comes from the coding sequence ATGGCATCCAGCTCCCCCGCATTCACGGCCTCGGATCTCGTTCCTGGCAAAACCTATCGTGTGGTGAAGGAGTTCCTCGACTATGACGGCCTCCTTCACTCCCCCGGCGAGACGTGGACGTTCGTGGCAAAGAATTTCCTTCCGTACGACGACGGCCTGACCATTTACACGGAGCACCATGGGAGGAATGGCATCTTCCGCCTGCAATGGCGGCCGGAAGCCCAAGCTTCCATCATTGATTTCTTCTCTGAATTTGTGGTAGAGGTGTGA